Proteins encoded by one window of Arachis ipaensis cultivar K30076 chromosome B04, Araip1.1, whole genome shotgun sequence:
- the LOC107636520 gene encoding uncharacterized protein LOC107636520, which yields MAIDKSLCDLGASINLMPLAMMKELMIEELKPTRMSLQLVDRSLKIPNGVVENLLVKVGNFIFPADFVVLDMDEKGNNSVILGRPFLATARRIIDVEKCEMIFRVHDEQMTVNVFKVMQYPNEKENCMRIDVVDILVEEVFEANHQANQEETQGQRKDNKHHVIYYARKVLNEAQKNYTTTKKELLPVDAKPRLIRWILLLQEFDIEIKDRKGSENQVTDHLSRLPQETSQDNSQPMNEIFSDEHLLQIQQTPWFAEMANYKAGRSIPQEYTKQQVKKLLHEAKLFLCDEPFLFKRCPDGMIKRCVPEVKMKDILWHCHNSSYGGHFGAERTAAKVLQSGFYWPSIFKDAREFLNH from the exons ATGGCTATTGATAAATCACTATGTGACCTAGGAGCAAGTATTAATCTAATGCCTCTTGCCATGATGAAGGAATTAATGATAGAAGAGCTTAAACCTACAAGGATGTCATTACAACTTGTTGACAGATCTCTCAAAATACCAAATGGAGTAGTGGAGAACCTATTAGTGAAAGTTGGAAATTTCATATTCCCAGCCGATTTTGTGGTTCTGGATATGGATGAGAAAGGGAATAACTCAGTCATCCTTGGTAGACCTTTTCTGGCCACTGCTAGAAGGATCATTGACGTGGAGAAATGTGAGATGATCTTCAGGGTGCACGATGAACAGATGACTGTAAATGTTTTCAAAGTGATGCAATACCCTAATGAGAAAGAGAATTGCATGAGAATTGATGTGGTGGACATCTTGGTTGAAGAAGTATTTGAAGCAAACCATCAAGCAAACCAGGAGGAAACCCAAG GGCAAAGAAAGGACAACAAACACCATGTCATCTACTATGCAAGAAAAGTATTGAATGAAGCCCAGAAGAATTATACCACAACAAAGAAGGAATTATTACCCGTG GatgccaaaccaaggctaattagATGGATACTActcctacaagagtttgacattgagataaaagacagaaaAGGAAGCGAGAATCAGGTTACTGATCACTTATCAAGACTACCACAAGAGACGAGTCAAGACAACTCCCAACCAATGAATGAAATTTTTTCAGATGAGCACCTCTTGCAAATTCAACAAACCCCTTGGTTTGCGGAGATGGCCAACTACAAAGCAGGAAGGAGTATCCCACAAGAGTACACAAAGCAACAAGTTAAAAAGTTACTGCATGAAGCTAAGTTGTTCTTATGTGATGAGCCCTTCCTATTCAAAAGATGCCCAGATGGGATGATTAAAAGGTGTGTGCCAGAGGTTAAAATGAaggacatactatggcattgtcaCAATTCAAGTTATGGTGGCCACTTCGGAGCTGAAAGGACTGCTGCAAAGGTtctccaaagtggattttattggccCTCCATCTTCAAGGATGCTAGAGAATTTTTGAACCATTGA